A window from Hoeflea sp. IMCC20628 encodes these proteins:
- a CDS encoding RNA methyltransferase: MAGTDRNRELITGGPAIILMEPQLGENIGMVARAMANFGLSNLRIVNPRDGWPNDKAISAAAHADHVIAGAVVFETLEAALADLNLVYATTARPRDGHKPVRGPVEAGEILRGRENAGEKTGILFGRERIGLRNWEVGLADEIVTFPVNPAYASLNIAQAVLLMSYEWMKSGLASPHQTAFDKPEVEPAPKADLHGLFAQIEEGLDARGYFRSETKRMKAVDNLRAVLTRPGFSTDEINVLRGLFASFDRFGRPGQRMPSDGGETGDKE, encoded by the coding sequence ATGGCCGGAACTGATCGAAATCGCGAACTGATCACCGGTGGCCCGGCGATCATTCTGATGGAGCCGCAACTGGGCGAGAACATCGGCATGGTGGCGCGCGCCATGGCCAATTTCGGCCTGTCCAATCTCAGAATCGTCAATCCGCGCGATGGCTGGCCAAATGACAAGGCCATCAGCGCAGCTGCCCACGCCGATCATGTGATTGCCGGCGCGGTGGTATTTGAGACACTGGAAGCAGCCCTTGCGGATCTAAATCTGGTCTATGCCACCACGGCGCGGCCGCGCGACGGGCACAAGCCGGTGCGTGGGCCGGTGGAGGCGGGCGAGATTTTGCGCGGACGTGAAAACGCCGGCGAAAAGACCGGAATCCTGTTCGGTCGCGAACGAATCGGGTTGCGCAACTGGGAAGTCGGGCTTGCCGACGAGATCGTCACCTTTCCGGTCAATCCTGCCTATGCCTCGCTCAATATTGCCCAGGCCGTGTTGCTGATGTCCTATGAGTGGATGAAATCGGGGCTCGCCAGCCCGCATCAGACCGCATTTGACAAGCCGGAGGTGGAACCGGCGCCAAAAGCCGATCTGCATGGTTTGTTCGCCCAGATCGAGGAAGGGCTTGATGCGCGGGGCTATTTCCGCTCCGAGACCAAGCGGATGAAGGCGGTCGACAATTTGCGCGCGGTGTTGACCCGACCAGGGTTTTCCACCGATGAAATCAATGTGCTGCGCGGTCTTTTTGCCTCATTTGACCGGTTTGGTCGTCCGGGACAACGGATGCCGAGCGACGGCGGCGAAACAGGGGACAAGGAATGA
- the murI gene encoding glutamate racemase produces MSDQPILVFDSGIGGLSVLREARVIMPGRRFVYVADDAGFPYGRWEEGALSDRIVELFAGLIDRHKPALALIACNTASTIVMPALRKTYPDMPFVGTVPAIKPAAERTRSGLVSVLATPGTVKRQYTRDLIRDYADKVHVRLVGSENLAELAETYMRKGFVDEAAVKAEIEPCFVSQNGRQTDIVVLACTHFPFLVNRMRKVAPWPVDWIDPAEAIARRALAIVDTLPGGDALPDARDSVVFTSGNPDYSAQRLMHGFGLSQDKR; encoded by the coding sequence ATGAGCGATCAACCGATTCTGGTGTTCGACAGCGGCATTGGCGGCCTGAGCGTGCTGCGCGAGGCGCGGGTGATCATGCCGGGGCGGCGCTTTGTCTATGTCGCTGACGATGCCGGTTTTCCCTATGGCCGGTGGGAAGAGGGAGCGCTCAGCGACCGTATCGTCGAGCTGTTTGCAGGATTGATCGACAGGCACAAGCCGGCGCTGGCGCTGATTGCCTGCAACACCGCTTCGACCATCGTCATGCCGGCGCTGCGCAAAACCTATCCAGACATGCCGTTCGTCGGCACCGTACCGGCAATCAAGCCCGCCGCCGAGCGAACCCGGTCCGGATTGGTTTCGGTTCTGGCAACGCCCGGCACGGTAAAGCGGCAATACACAAGAGATCTGATCCGCGATTATGCCGACAAGGTGCATGTGCGGCTGGTGGGGTCTGAAAATCTGGCGGAACTCGCCGAAACCTATATGCGCAAAGGGTTTGTTGACGAGGCTGCGGTGAAGGCGGAAATCGAGCCGTGTTTTGTCAGCCAGAACGGTCGGCAGACCGATATTGTGGTGCTGGCCTGCACGCATTTTCCGTTTTTGGTCAACCGCATGCGCAAGGTGGCGCCATGGCCGGTGGACTGGATCGACCCGGCTGAAGCTATTGCGCGCCGCGCGCTGGCGATTGTCGATACATTGCCGGGTGGTGACGCGCTGCCCGATGCCCGCGACAGCGTTGTCTTTACCTCCGGCAATCCCGATTACTCCGCCCAGCGGCTGATGCACGGGTTTGGCTTGAGCCAGGACAAGCGGTAG
- a CDS encoding ATP-binding protein, which yields MQVGIDMGSLTGGQPATLDIEELLATRLLVQGNSGSGKSHLLRRLLEQSAQWVQQVIIDPEGDFVTLSEKYGHLVVEGERSEAELAGIASRIRRHRVSCVLSLEGLDVEQQMRAAAVFLNAMFDAEHEFWYPVLVVVDEAQLFAPAVGGDVSEDARKMSLGAMTNLMCRGRKRGLAGVIATQRLAKLAKNVAAEASNFLMGRTFLDIDMARAADLLGMDRRQAEMFRDLQRGNFVGLGPALSRRPLPIAIGAVETQARSSSPKLMPMPDAVADVEELIFTPDPDEFTRQAARRTRPAPRPTTDILAELSRATPLADAPLARPGKDNAAPEIDPGEREQRINRVLDEILSDPQSGYRTDAALYQDFMVRLRMGRVSGPPMPLGAFRRRVAITRSGVDAETAETDAWSTALSLSANVSEDLQGVFLMLAHAAIKTAPCPSDARIARAYGTHSARRARRLLGYFEEQELIIVHADFSGKRIVGIPDLQAETAPGAADAPDESTESAQAAE from the coding sequence GTGCAGGTCGGAATTGACATGGGGAGTTTGACTGGCGGACAGCCGGCCACGCTCGACATTGAGGAACTGCTGGCGACCCGTCTTCTGGTGCAGGGCAATTCCGGATCCGGCAAGTCGCATTTGCTCAGGCGTCTGCTGGAGCAGTCGGCGCAATGGGTGCAGCAGGTGATCATCGATCCCGAGGGTGACTTTGTCACGCTTTCCGAGAAGTACGGCCACCTGGTGGTTGAAGGTGAGCGCAGCGAAGCCGAACTCGCTGGCATTGCCAGCCGGATCAGGCGGCATCGTGTCTCCTGCGTGCTGTCGCTGGAAGGGCTGGATGTCGAGCAACAGATGCGCGCCGCGGCTGTGTTTCTCAACGCCATGTTCGATGCCGAACACGAGTTCTGGTATCCGGTGCTGGTGGTGGTCGACGAGGCGCAGCTGTTTGCGCCTGCCGTTGGCGGCGATGTCTCCGAAGACGCGCGCAAGATGTCGCTTGGCGCCATGACCAATTTAATGTGCCGTGGCCGCAAGCGCGGGTTGGCGGGCGTTATCGCCACGCAAAGATTGGCGAAGCTGGCCAAGAATGTCGCGGCGGAAGCCTCCAATTTTCTGATGGGCCGGACATTTCTCGATATCGATATGGCGCGCGCTGCTGATCTGCTGGGCATGGACCGGCGGCAGGCCGAGATGTTCCGTGACCTGCAGCGCGGCAATTTCGTTGGTCTTGGCCCGGCGCTGTCACGGCGGCCGCTGCCGATCGCCATTGGCGCGGTGGAGACCCAGGCGCGCTCGTCGAGCCCGAAGCTGATGCCGATGCCCGATGCGGTGGCCGATGTCGAGGAATTGATCTTCACCCCCGATCCGGACGAGTTCACCCGCCAGGCTGCGCGCCGGACCCGGCCGGCGCCGAGACCGACGACCGACATTCTAGCGGAACTGTCGCGCGCAACGCCGCTCGCCGATGCACCGCTGGCCCGGCCTGGCAAGGACAATGCCGCGCCGGAAATTGACCCGGGCGAGCGCGAGCAACGCATCAACCGGGTGCTGGATGAGATTCTCAGCGACCCGCAATCGGGCTACCGCACCGACGCAGCGCTCTATCAGGATTTCATGGTCCGGCTGAGAATGGGCCGGGTCTCGGGGCCGCCAATGCCGCTCGGCGCATTCCGTCGCCGCGTCGCCATTACCCGCTCCGGAGTCGATGCAGAGACCGCAGAAACTGACGCCTGGTCGACGGCGCTGTCACTCTCAGCCAATGTCTCGGAGGATCTGCAGGGTGTGTTCCTGATGCTGGCCCATGCCGCGATCAAGACAGCCCCATGTCCCTCCGATGCCCGCATTGCGCGGGCTTACGGCACCCACTCGGCCCGCCGGGCAAGGCGTCTGCTGGGCTATTTCGAAGAACAGGAACTGATCATCGTCCACGCCGATTTTTCCGGCAAGCGCATTGTCGGAATTCCGGATCTGCAAGCGGAGACGGCGCCAGGGGCGGCCGATGCGCCGGACGAGAGCACGGAGAGTGCGCAGGCGGCGGAGTGA
- a CDS encoding DUF308 domain-containing protein yields MIVLAIVMIVAGVVAITFPMLSSFGVELTVGMMLIIAGIAQAMGAFSLPKWKSMTLAFILGALWVIAGGYLVMYPLQGMFALTIVVAATFVAEGVLKTIFAFQLRPLSVWGWALFDGIIAIVLGVMLMVQFPFSALWALGMLVGINLLMSGVSLVMIATAVGKVFDQSAE; encoded by the coding sequence GTGATCGTCCTTGCCATTGTGATGATCGTCGCTGGCGTTGTGGCCATCACCTTTCCGATGCTCAGCAGTTTTGGTGTTGAGCTCACTGTCGGCATGATGCTGATCATTGCTGGCATTGCCCAGGCGATGGGGGCATTCAGCCTTCCGAAGTGGAAAAGCATGACTCTGGCCTTCATCCTTGGCGCGCTTTGGGTAATTGCCGGTGGATATCTGGTTATGTACCCGCTGCAAGGAATGTTCGCACTAACCATCGTGGTTGCGGCAACCTTCGTAGCCGAAGGCGTGCTGAAAACAATCTTTGCTTTTCAGTTGCGGCCGCTGTCCGTTTGGGGCTGGGCACTTTTCGACGGCATCATTGCTATCGTGCTGGGCGTGATGTTGATGGTGCAATTTCCATTCTCGGCACTATGGGCTCTCGGCATGCTTGTCGGCATCAACCTTCTGATGTCCGGCGTGTCGCTGGTGATGATCGCCACCGCTGTAGGCAAGGTTTTTGACCAAAGTGCCGAGTGA
- a CDS encoding twin-arginine translocation pathway signal has translation MTDAITTRRGLLAATGALVATGAAGLILPARAQGVAATPSMRGGSNNYLPGAPVVERIGGGGFWMTGTVRRAGDGAPLAGQRIQIWAHTTEGDERDPWSHGATLTDANGEFRLEMPQIVPAFGQPHGHLAYDDDDFKTVFLRPVMASASDTSLAADFVLQPV, from the coding sequence ATGACTGACGCTATCACCACACGCCGTGGCCTTCTTGCCGCTACAGGTGCACTCGTTGCGACGGGGGCGGCGGGCCTCATCTTGCCTGCGCGCGCGCAAGGCGTTGCGGCGACGCCTTCGATGCGCGGCGGGTCCAACAATTATCTTCCCGGAGCGCCTGTCGTGGAACGGATCGGTGGTGGCGGGTTCTGGATGACAGGCACCGTCCGTCGCGCCGGTGATGGTGCGCCGCTGGCGGGCCAGCGCATCCAGATCTGGGCGCACACGACCGAAGGTGATGAACGTGACCCTTGGAGCCACGGTGCCACATTGACTGACGCCAATGGCGAGTTCCGGCTGGAGATGCCGCAGATCGTTCCGGCGTTCGGTCAGCCCCATGGTCACCTAGCCTATGATGATGATGATTTCAAAACCGTCTTCCTGCGCCCGGTCATGGCGAGCGCAAGCGACACCAGCCTTGCCGCGGATTTCGTGCTTCAGCCGGTTTGA
- a CDS encoding ferric reductase-like transmembrane domain-containing protein produces MSEVGLKRFSRVRSTIIWGAVATAIAVPLAAASASPLLAWRDPVYILAGFAGVIAMALLLLQPLLAGGTLPGLSGPRGRLVHRWVGGVLAAAVVIHVAALWVTSPPDVIDALVFAAPTPFSAWGVVAMWAVFASACLALFRRRLRLRPLTWRRAHTALAAVIVVGSVVHAMLIEGTMETLSKAALCALVLAATVKVVAGLRLWVKRID; encoded by the coding sequence TTGAGCGAAGTGGGCCTCAAGAGATTCTCCCGGGTCCGGAGCACAATCATCTGGGGTGCCGTTGCGACAGCCATTGCGGTGCCTTTAGCGGCGGCATCAGCAAGTCCGCTGCTCGCATGGCGCGATCCGGTCTACATTCTGGCGGGTTTTGCAGGCGTCATCGCCATGGCGCTGCTTCTGCTTCAGCCGCTGCTGGCGGGCGGAACCTTGCCGGGCCTCTCGGGTCCACGCGGGCGGCTCGTGCACCGCTGGGTCGGAGGCGTTCTGGCGGCGGCGGTTGTCATTCACGTCGCGGCCCTTTGGGTCACCAGCCCGCCGGACGTCATCGACGCGCTTGTCTTTGCCGCGCCTACGCCGTTTTCTGCCTGGGGCGTTGTCGCCATGTGGGCCGTGTTTGCATCGGCATGTCTCGCCTTGTTCCGTCGGCGTTTGCGGCTGCGGCCGCTGACGTGGCGTCGCGCTCACACGGCGTTGGCGGCGGTGATTGTCGTGGGAAGTGTTGTCCATGCGATGCTGATTGAGGGAACCATGGAAACACTATCGAAGGCTGCGCTTTGCGCGCTGGTGCTCGCGGCAACTGTGAAGGTCGTCGCGGGTCTGCGGCTTTGGGTGAAGCGAATTGACTGA
- the pepT gene encoding peptidase T gives MADTVLDRLLRYVVIDTQSDPDSSAQPSTEKQKDLGRVLVTELLTLGLSDAHMDEHGNIYATLPANTDKTVPVICFCSHVDTAPDFTGTNVKPNVVRNYQGGDIQLTGDVSRIIKVSEHPDLKQQIGHDIITTDGTTLLGADDKAGVAEIMTAVQFLTANPEIRHGTIKILFTTDEEIGRGADKVDIAKLGAAFAYTMDGGRIGEVDDETFSADGVEIDILGVAQHPGTSKGVMENAIKIAGDIIARLPKDLAPETTAGRQGFIHPTDVSGSMDKAHLKLIIRDFVNDGLREKEAMLKGIAEEVMSSYPGSTMSFKVTEQYRNMKEVLDGHPEIMSNLVEAVRRAGLEPVTNSIRGGTDGSRLSFMGLPCPNIYTGGHSYHSPLEWISRQDMEKSAETIVELVKVWEERA, from the coding sequence ATGGCCGACACTGTTTTAGACCGCCTGCTGCGTTACGTTGTCATCGACACCCAATCGGATCCGGATTCGTCCGCGCAGCCCTCGACGGAGAAACAGAAGGATCTCGGCCGCGTGCTCGTCACGGAACTGCTGACACTCGGCCTCAGCGACGCCCATATGGACGAACACGGCAATATCTATGCGACCCTGCCAGCCAACACAGACAAGACAGTACCGGTGATCTGCTTCTGTTCGCACGTGGATACCGCACCCGATTTCACCGGCACCAATGTCAAGCCGAACGTGGTGCGGAACTACCAGGGCGGCGACATCCAGCTAACCGGCGATGTGAGCCGCATCATCAAGGTCAGCGAGCACCCCGATCTCAAGCAGCAGATCGGCCATGACATCATCACCACGGACGGCACCACTTTGCTCGGGGCAGACGACAAGGCCGGCGTGGCGGAAATCATGACGGCTGTGCAATTCCTGACCGCCAATCCGGAGATCCGCCACGGCACGATAAAAATCCTCTTCACCACCGACGAGGAAATCGGCCGCGGCGCCGACAAGGTCGACATCGCAAAACTCGGCGCCGCCTTCGCCTACACCATGGATGGCGGACGCATCGGCGAGGTCGACGACGAGACTTTTTCCGCCGACGGCGTCGAGATAGATATTTTGGGCGTCGCCCAGCATCCGGGCACCTCCAAGGGCGTGATGGAGAACGCCATCAAGATCGCCGGTGACATCATCGCCCGGTTGCCGAAAGATCTGGCGCCGGAAACCACGGCCGGACGCCAGGGCTTCATTCATCCGACAGACGTCAGCGGCTCGATGGACAAGGCGCATCTGAAACTCATCATCCGCGATTTCGTCAATGACGGCCTCAGAGAAAAAGAAGCCATGCTCAAGGGCATCGCGGAAGAGGTCATGTCCTCCTATCCCGGTTCAACCATGAGCTTCAAGGTGACTGAGCAGTACCGCAACATGAAAGAAGTGCTCGACGGCCACCCCGAAATCATGAGCAATCTGGTCGAAGCTGTCCGCCGCGCAGGCCTCGAACCGGTTACCAACTCCATCCGCGGCGGCACCGACGGCTCACGCCTCTCCTTCATGGGCCTGCCCTGCCCCAACATCTACACCGGCGGCCACTCGTACCATTCGCCGCTCGAATGGATCAGCCGCCAGGACATGGAGAAGTCAGCGGAAACGATTGTCGAACTGGTGAAGGTTTGGGAAGAACGGGCCTGA